From the Sphingomonas phyllosphaerae 5.2 genome, one window contains:
- a CDS encoding flagellar motor protein MotB encodes MAKAPHGNNLPPKIVIVKKITVVAGGHHGGAWKVAYADFVTAMMAFFLLLWLLGATTEKQRKGIADYFAPTLIDKKRVGIGGNGMFGGESLTSKEKIGPKAGTSDLHALALVTTDPVGEMKGFGSKGSLRSSSQIAKEDAKNFARLRQQVMKKIVENKNLAKLAKHIRFSMTSDGMRIDLVDDADYSMFALGTTALATDASALIGLVAQGIRETPNPLMIRGYTDSLPFGDPRAMNNWMLSSGRAESTRRRLALGGIPENRFNRIEGVADREPMIADNPQDPRNRRVAITLLYRAGSFGQ; translated from the coding sequence ATGGCCAAGGCTCCGCACGGCAACAACCTGCCGCCGAAGATCGTCATCGTGAAGAAGATCACGGTGGTGGCCGGCGGGCACCACGGTGGCGCCTGGAAGGTGGCCTATGCCGATTTCGTGACCGCGATGATGGCGTTCTTCCTGCTGCTGTGGCTGCTCGGCGCGACGACCGAGAAGCAGCGCAAGGGCATCGCCGATTATTTCGCGCCGACGCTGATCGACAAGAAGCGCGTCGGCATCGGCGGTAACGGCATGTTCGGTGGCGAATCGCTGACGTCGAAGGAGAAGATCGGCCCGAAGGCGGGCACGTCGGATCTCCACGCGCTGGCGCTGGTCACCACCGATCCGGTCGGCGAGATGAAGGGCTTCGGCAGCAAGGGCTCGCTGCGCAGTTCGTCGCAGATCGCCAAGGAGGATGCGAAGAACTTCGCCCGGTTGCGCCAGCAGGTGATGAAGAAGATCGTCGAGAACAAGAACCTCGCGAAGCTGGCCAAGCACATCCGTTTCTCGATGACCTCGGACGGGATGCGCATCGATCTGGTCGACGACGCCGATTATTCGATGTTCGCGCTGGGCACGACCGCGCTCGCCACCGATGCCTCGGCGCTGATCGGGCTGGTTGCGCAGGGCATCCGCGAAACGCCGAACCCGCTCATGATCCGCGGCTATACCGACAGCCTGCCGTTCGGGGATCCGCGTGCGATGAACAACTGGATGCTGTCTTCGGGTCGCGCCGAATCGACGCGCCGCCGCCTCGCGCTGGGCGGCATCCCGGAGAACCGCTTCAACCGTATCGAGGGGGTCGCCGATCGCGAGCCGATGATCGCCGACAATCCGCAGGATCCGCGCAACCGCCGCGTCGCGATCACCTTGCTCTACCGCGCCGGCAGCTTCGGCCAGTAA
- the flgG gene encoding flagellar basal-body rod protein FlgG, with amino-acid sequence MTTAAMHIARTGLDAQDTRMRVISNNLANVSTTAFKRDRAAFETLSYQVVTAPGAQSTAESQYATGLNLGTGVRVQGTSRTETQGSMNQTGNSLDLALDGDGYFQVQMPGGQLGYTRAGNFSRSPEGLLITSQGYQVMPGITVPTNATQITIGTDGTVTATVAGQAEGQNLGQIQVASFPNPAGLESKGDNFLLETSSSGAANMGVPGEDGRGRVRQGTLEASNVNVVEELVDMIETQRAYEVNSKMISATDDMLKYVNQNLS; translated from the coding sequence ATGACCACTGCCGCCATGCACATCGCGCGCACCGGACTGGATGCCCAGGACACCCGGATGCGCGTCATCTCGAACAACCTCGCCAACGTCAGCACGACCGCCTTCAAGCGTGACCGTGCGGCGTTCGAGACCTTGTCGTACCAGGTCGTCACCGCGCCGGGCGCGCAGTCGACCGCCGAGAGCCAATATGCCACCGGCCTCAATCTCGGCACCGGCGTGCGCGTGCAGGGCACGTCGCGCACCGAGACGCAGGGCTCGATGAACCAGACCGGCAACAGCCTCGATCTGGCGCTGGACGGCGACGGCTATTTCCAGGTGCAGATGCCCGGCGGCCAGCTCGGCTACACGCGGGCCGGCAATTTCTCGCGCTCGCCGGAAGGGCTGCTCATCACCAGCCAGGGCTATCAGGTGATGCCGGGCATCACCGTGCCGACCAATGCGACGCAGATCACGATCGGTACCGACGGCACCGTCACCGCGACCGTAGCGGGGCAGGCCGAGGGGCAGAATCTGGGTCAGATCCAGGTCGCCAGCTTCCCCAATCCGGCCGGGCTGGAATCGAAGGGCGACAACTTCCTGCTCGAAACCAGCTCCAGCGGGGCGGCCAATATGGGCGTCCCGGGCGAGGACGGCCGCGGTCGCGTGCGGCAGGGCACGCTGGAGGCGAGCAACGTCAACGTCGTCGAGGAACTGGTCGACATGATCGAGACGCAGCGCGCGTACGAGGTCAATTCGAAGATGATCTCCGCCACCGACGACATGCTGAAATACGTTAACCAAAATCTGTCATGA
- a CDS encoding flagellar basal body rod protein FlgF, which translates to MDKLVYTAATGLRAHMQSQAAIANNMANASTTGFRADRVVFDRIILSDGTTQMSARQPTSEEVRDADRAPGVIQQTGRPLDVAMGDRDQWLAVQAPDGSEAYTRRGDLSVSASGALQTGDGFLVMGQGGPITLPPYDSVAIGADGSISIVPQGDKTGQTTVVDRLKVVSGKGTDTVKGLDNLMRVRGGGTMPADLDAGVTSGALEGSNVNMTQALVDMIENQRSYEVQANLLKEARSMDESSASVMRLPG; encoded by the coding sequence GTGGACAAGCTGGTCTATACCGCGGCGACGGGCCTGCGTGCGCACATGCAGTCGCAGGCCGCGATCGCCAACAACATGGCGAACGCCTCCACCACCGGCTTTCGCGCCGACCGGGTGGTGTTCGACCGGATCATCCTGTCCGACGGAACGACGCAGATGTCGGCGCGCCAGCCGACCTCCGAAGAGGTGCGCGACGCCGATCGCGCGCCGGGCGTCATCCAGCAGACCGGGCGCCCGCTCGACGTCGCGATGGGCGATCGCGACCAGTGGCTGGCGGTGCAGGCCCCGGACGGTTCCGAGGCCTATACCCGGCGCGGCGACCTGTCGGTCTCGGCCTCGGGGGCGCTCCAGACCGGCGACGGCTTCCTCGTCATGGGGCAGGGCGGCCCGATCACGCTGCCGCCCTACGATTCGGTGGCGATCGGCGCCGACGGTTCGATCTCGATCGTGCCGCAGGGCGACAAGACCGGGCAGACGACCGTCGTCGACCGGCTGAAGGTGGTGTCGGGCAAGGGCACCGATACCGTGAAGGGGCTCGACAACCTGATGCGCGTTCGCGGCGGCGGCACGATGCCCGCCGACCTCGACGCCGGGGTGACCAGCGGCGCGCTGGAGGGCTCCAACGTCAACATGACCCAGGCGCTGGTCGACATGATCGAGAACCAGCGCAGCTACGAAGTGCAGGCCAACTTGCTGAAAGAGGCCCGCTCCATGGACGAATCGAGCGCATCGGTGATGCGCCTGCCGGGCTGA
- a CDS encoding acyltransferase family protein: protein MQRHYGLDWLRIGAFAILILYHVGMVFVPWDFHAKLPGAWWVAVPMMASNPWRLSLLFLVSGYASRALMLRNKAAWRFARQRSLRLLVPLAFGIAVIVPVQPWVELCQKYGYPAGFGHFWVHDYFRFGAIGPLFLPAWNHLWFVGYLWAYTLALAAGALLLPQVVRQALQALFAWTMRGPALLAVPIAWMVMVNFQLFPGARETHALAGDWVAHFSYFPAFLFGYALACAPQTLAALVRWWKPSAALAVAAYALVAGIEIRWPGSTMPHPWGIVFSAARAVEAWAAIAALIGYADGHWNRDRPSRRLLTEAVFPFYIVHQSIIVLVAFWIAPLGWPGWLAFPALVAATVAGCCAFYFVGRAIGPLRPLIGLRRHASRRTHVDPRPAIA, encoded by the coding sequence ATGCAGCGGCACTATGGACTTGACTGGCTTCGCATCGGGGCGTTCGCGATCCTGATCCTCTACCATGTCGGCATGGTGTTCGTGCCGTGGGACTTTCACGCCAAGCTGCCCGGCGCGTGGTGGGTGGCGGTGCCGATGATGGCGTCCAACCCGTGGCGACTGTCGCTGCTGTTCCTCGTATCCGGCTATGCCAGCCGCGCGCTGATGCTGCGCAACAAGGCGGCGTGGCGATTCGCGCGGCAACGCTCGCTGCGGCTGCTGGTGCCGCTCGCCTTCGGGATCGCGGTGATCGTACCGGTGCAGCCCTGGGTCGAGCTGTGCCAGAAATATGGCTATCCGGCGGGGTTCGGGCACTTCTGGGTGCACGATTATTTCCGTTTCGGCGCGATCGGGCCGCTGTTCCTGCCGGCCTGGAACCATCTGTGGTTCGTCGGCTACCTCTGGGCCTATACGCTGGCGCTGGCGGCGGGCGCGCTGCTGCTGCCGCAGGTGGTGCGGCAGGCGCTACAGGCGTTGTTCGCATGGACGATGCGCGGGCCGGCGCTGCTCGCCGTCCCGATCGCGTGGATGGTGATGGTCAATTTCCAGCTGTTCCCCGGCGCGCGCGAGACGCATGCGCTGGCCGGCGACTGGGTCGCGCACTTCAGCTATTTCCCGGCGTTCCTGTTCGGCTATGCGCTCGCCTGCGCGCCGCAGACGCTGGCCGCGCTGGTCAGGTGGTGGAAGCCGTCGGCGGCGCTGGCGGTCGCCGCCTATGCGCTGGTCGCCGGGATCGAGATCCGCTGGCCCGGCAGCACCATGCCGCACCCGTGGGGGATCGTCTTCTCGGCGGCGCGCGCGGTCGAGGCATGGGCGGCGATCGCGGCGCTGATCGGCTATGCCGACGGCCACTGGAACCGCGACCGCCCGTCGCGGCGCCTGCTGACCGAGGCGGTGTTCCCGTTCTACATCGTCCACCAGTCGATCATCGTGCTGGTCGCATTCTGGATCGCGCCGCTCGGCTGGCCGGGCTGGCTGGCGTTCCCGGCGCTGGTGGCCGCGACCGTGGCGGGGTGCTGCGCCTTCTACTTCGTCGGGCGCGCGATCGGGCCGCTGCGTCCGCTGATCGGGCTGCGGCGGCATGCGTCGCGACGGACGCATGTCGACCCGCGGCCGGCGATCGCCTGA
- a CDS encoding flagellin, whose product MQIASSLMFDRSAARMGSLMSTAVKLQTQIATGKKFTSPSENVAVGQQLAEFDRKNIDAAAYSSNMKTASSLLSQADTTLDSITTQMQRATELTVRAGNGTLSVQDRKVIGDELKAVVDTLVGLGNVNDSNGRPLFGSASGTAAVVKNTDGTFTYNTAPSLSEVPIGDNMTIQPAETAARVFQSPAGDTLAILTQLASALQAGDATGESARGALDKVNAATDQVSIVQASVGARAARVDLQETLQDNVSASREELRSSLEDTDLTSAAAEFAKTMTILNATQSSFSKLSQLSLFSYLR is encoded by the coding sequence ATGCAGATCGCCAGCAGCCTCATGTTCGATCGGTCCGCGGCGCGGATGGGATCGCTGATGTCGACCGCGGTCAAGCTGCAGACGCAGATCGCGACCGGCAAGAAGTTCACCTCGCCGTCCGAGAACGTCGCCGTCGGGCAGCAGCTCGCCGAGTTCGACCGCAAGAACATCGATGCGGCTGCCTACAGCTCGAACATGAAGACGGCGTCGTCACTGCTGTCGCAGGCCGACACCACGCTCGATTCGATCACCACGCAGATGCAGCGCGCGACGGAGCTGACGGTGCGTGCCGGCAACGGCACGCTCAGCGTGCAGGACCGCAAGGTGATCGGTGACGAACTGAAGGCGGTCGTCGACACGCTCGTCGGGCTCGGCAACGTCAACGATTCGAACGGCCGCCCGCTGTTCGGCAGTGCGTCCGGCACCGCGGCGGTGGTCAAGAACACCGACGGCACCTTCACCTACAATACCGCGCCGTCGCTGTCGGAAGTGCCGATCGGCGACAACATGACGATCCAGCCGGCCGAGACCGCGGCGCGGGTCTTCCAGAGCCCGGCTGGCGACACGCTCGCGATCCTGACGCAGCTCGCCTCGGCATTGCAGGCCGGCGACGCGACCGGCGAATCGGCACGCGGCGCGCTCGACAAGGTGAATGCGGCGACCGATCAGGTGTCGATCGTCCAGGCGTCGGTGGGCGCGCGCGCCGCGCGGGTCGATCTGCAGGAGACGTTGCAGGATAACGTCTCGGCCAGTCGCGAGGAACTGCGCTCGTCGCTGGAAGATACCGATCTCACGTCGGCGGCGGCCGAGTTCGCCAAGACGATGACGATCCTCAACGCGACCCAGTCGAGCTTCTCGAAGCTGTCGCAGCTGTCGCTGTTCAGCTACCTGCGCTGA
- a CDS encoding flagellar basal body L-ring protein FlgH, translated as MTTIPSFRRLRMVLGSMLAAAAAVALVPAPAHASIFGKILKKKPAEDFSAARVEPLAPVATVPVANGAIFQAADGYAALYEGWRARRVGDPLTIVLVERTAASKSSASKIDSKGSFGLTPPSTGPLSGILNPSDVGMEGRRGFNGTGSADQANSLSGEVSVTVAEVYPNGTMLVRGQKRVTLNRGDEFVQIKGIVRTADVDRDNRVPSTRVADAQIAYTGKGDVARASRQGWLSRFFQVVSPF; from the coding sequence ATGACGACGATCCCTTCCTTCCGCCGGCTGCGCATGGTGCTGGGCAGCATGCTCGCCGCCGCCGCCGCCGTCGCGCTGGTGCCCGCACCCGCGCACGCCAGCATCTTCGGCAAGATCCTCAAGAAGAAGCCGGCGGAGGATTTCAGTGCCGCACGCGTCGAGCCGCTGGCGCCGGTCGCGACCGTGCCGGTGGCGAACGGCGCGATCTTCCAGGCTGCGGACGGCTATGCCGCGCTGTACGAGGGGTGGCGCGCGCGCCGCGTCGGCGATCCGCTGACGATCGTGCTGGTGGAGCGGACCGCGGCGTCCAAATCCTCCGCCTCGAAGATCGATTCGAAGGGATCGTTCGGGCTGACTCCGCCGAGCACCGGGCCGTTGAGCGGCATCCTGAACCCCAGCGACGTCGGCATGGAAGGCCGCCGCGGCTTCAACGGCACGGGCAGTGCCGATCAGGCCAACTCGCTGTCGGGCGAGGTCTCGGTGACGGTCGCCGAAGTCTATCCCAACGGCACGATGCTGGTGCGCGGGCAGAAGCGCGTGACGCTGAACCGCGGCGACGAATTCGTGCAGATCAAGGGCATCGTCCGCACCGCCGACGTCGACCGCGACAATCGCGTGCCGTCGACGCGCGTCGCCGATGCGCAGATCGCCTACACCGGCAAGGGCGACGTCGCCCGCGCCAGCCGGCAGGGCTGGCTGTCCCGCTTCTTCCAGGTGGTGAGCCCGTTCTGA
- a CDS encoding rod-binding protein — MADAVTAPTGAITRGITGQTGIDSGLGRAATKENLDKASQQFESVFTGMMLKSMRAAKLADPLIDSKAMETFRDMSDQKVVQQMAEHTPLGIGAAMSRFLAQSQPEIAAKPASKPDLNPNRATLRE, encoded by the coding sequence ATGGCCGACGCGGTCACCGCACCCACCGGCGCCATCACCCGCGGCATCACCGGCCAGACCGGGATCGACAGCGGGCTGGGCCGCGCCGCGACCAAGGAGAACCTCGACAAGGCGTCGCAGCAATTCGAGTCGGTGTTCACCGGCATGATGCTGAAGTCGATGCGCGCGGCAAAGCTTGCCGACCCGCTGATCGACAGCAAGGCGATGGAGACGTTCCGCGACATGAGCGACCAGAAGGTCGTGCAGCAGATGGCGGAACACACGCCGCTCGGCATCGGTGCGGCCATGAGCAGGTTCCTGGCGCAATCGCAGCCGGAGATCGCGGCGAAACCCGCATCTAAACCTGATCTTAACCCGAATCGTGCCACCCTGCGTGAATGA
- the motA gene encoding flagellar motor stator protein MotA, with protein sequence MFPAIGLVILLGMVFGGFAITGGNLEPVFEAIPHEMLIIGGAAAGALVIGNSGKELKAMGGGLGKVFKGPKYKKQDYLDVIFLVSKLMKMLRMEGPIALEPHVEDPKSSAVFAEYPRLLKDHTLINLIADTLRLVVVSSGTLDVHAVEEVMDNAIKTHHHEVEGPEHTLQSLADALPALGIVAAVLGIVKTMGSIDKPPSVLGGMIGSALVGTFMGVLLAYGIVNPFAGRLKQVIDADAAIYHVVKQIIIASLHGHPQPLVIEAARSGIDHKNQPGFAEVFDGLRGK encoded by the coding sequence ATGTTCCCGGCCATCGGCCTCGTCATCCTGCTCGGCATGGTGTTCGGCGGTTTCGCCATCACCGGCGGCAACCTCGAACCCGTGTTCGAGGCGATCCCGCATGAAATGCTCATCATCGGCGGCGCCGCCGCCGGCGCGCTGGTCATCGGCAACTCCGGCAAGGAACTGAAGGCGATGGGCGGCGGCCTGGGCAAGGTGTTCAAGGGCCCGAAGTACAAGAAGCAGGACTATCTCGACGTCATCTTCCTCGTCAGCAAGCTGATGAAGATGCTGCGGATGGAAGGGCCGATCGCGCTCGAGCCGCACGTCGAGGATCCGAAGTCCTCCGCGGTGTTCGCCGAATATCCGCGGCTGCTGAAGGACCATACGCTCATCAACCTGATCGCCGACACGCTGCGGCTGGTGGTCGTGTCCTCGGGCACGCTCGACGTCCATGCCGTCGAGGAGGTCATGGATAACGCGATCAAGACCCACCACCACGAGGTGGAGGGGCCGGAGCACACGCTCCAGAGCCTCGCCGACGCGCTGCCCGCGCTCGGCATCGTCGCCGCGGTGCTCGGCATCGTGAAGACGATGGGCTCGATCGACAAGCCGCCGTCGGTGCTGGGCGGGATGATCGGCTCGGCGCTGGTCGGCACGTTCATGGGCGTGTTGCTGGCGTACGGGATCGTCAATCCGTTCGCGGGCCGGCTGAAGCAGGTGATCGATGCCGACGCGGCGATCTACCACGTCGTCAAGCAGATCATCATCGCCTCGCTCCACGGTCACCCGCAGCCGCTGGTGATCGAGGCGGCGCGCTCCGGCATCGACCACAAGAACCAGCCCGGCTTCGCCGAGGTCTTCGACGGTCTGCGCGGTAAGTAA
- a CDS encoding flagellar basal body P-ring protein FlgI: protein MLRTLFIALVALLVSVPAYADRIKDLGGFQGIRSNQLTGYGVVVGLPGTGDDNLEYTVQSVKAVASRFGLQLPAGANPGLKNAAVVLITADLPPFAKPGQRIDITVASMGKAKSLRGGALVLTPLLGADGQVYAMAQGNLAVGGLGAEGADGSKIVVNIPSTGRIPEGATVERAVATGFADTPFLTYNLARADFTTAQNVAAAINRKLGFGTAQATDGVSVAVRAPVGADVRATLMSEIENLSVDSAEPPARVIVNARTGTVVINSAVRLGAAAVTHGKLTVRIDESQRVSQPAPLSNGQTALENRSNVQVSEEKKPMFLLSPGPKLADVVKAVNAIGASPADLVAILEALKEAGALKAELVVL from the coding sequence ATGCTTCGCACGCTCTTCATCGCGCTCGTCGCGCTGCTCGTCTCGGTGCCCGCATATGCCGACCGGATCAAGGATCTCGGCGGCTTCCAGGGCATCCGTTCGAACCAGCTGACCGGCTACGGCGTGGTCGTCGGGCTGCCGGGCACCGGCGACGACAACCTCGAATATACCGTGCAGTCCGTGAAGGCGGTCGCCTCGCGCTTCGGGCTGCAATTGCCCGCCGGCGCCAATCCGGGGCTGAAGAACGCCGCGGTCGTGCTGATCACCGCCGATCTGCCGCCGTTCGCGAAGCCGGGCCAGCGGATCGACATCACCGTCGCCTCGATGGGCAAGGCCAAGTCGTTGCGCGGCGGCGCGCTGGTGCTCACCCCGCTGCTGGGTGCCGACGGGCAGGTCTATGCGATGGCGCAGGGCAACCTCGCGGTCGGCGGGCTGGGCGCGGAGGGCGCGGACGGGTCGAAGATCGTCGTCAACATCCCCTCCACCGGCCGCATCCCGGAGGGCGCAACCGTCGAGCGCGCGGTGGCGACCGGCTTCGCCGACACGCCGTTCCTCACCTACAATCTCGCCCGCGCCGATTTCACCACCGCGCAGAACGTCGCCGCCGCGATCAACCGCAAGCTGGGCTTCGGCACCGCGCAGGCGACCGACGGCGTGTCGGTCGCGGTGCGCGCGCCGGTCGGCGCCGACGTCCGCGCCACGTTGATGAGCGAGATCGAGAATCTGAGCGTCGATTCGGCGGAACCGCCCGCCAGGGTGATCGTCAACGCGCGCACCGGCACGGTCGTCATCAACTCCGCGGTGCGGCTGGGTGCGGCGGCGGTGACGCACGGCAAGCTGACCGTGCGTATCGACGAGAGCCAGCGCGTCAGCCAGCCCGCGCCGCTCAGCAACGGGCAGACCGCACTGGAAAACCGCTCCAACGTGCAGGTGAGCGAGGAGAAGAAGCCGATGTTCCTGCTGTCGCCCGGTCCGAAGCTGGCCGATGTGGTGAAGGCGGTGAACGCGATCGGTGCCTCGCCGGCCGATCTGGTCGCGATCCTGGAAGCGCTGAAGGAAGCCGGCGCGCTCAAGGCCGAACTGGTGGTGCTGTAA
- the ispG gene encoding flavodoxin-dependent (E)-4-hydroxy-3-methylbut-2-enyl-diphosphate synthase — MSIRPWRDIARRPSRQIMVGNVPVGGDAPVTVQTMTNTPTDDAAATIDQIRRCEEAGVDIIRVSCPDVASTAALGQIVRAANVPIVADIHFHYKRALEAADAGAACLRINPGNIGSSDRVAEVVRAAKANGCAIRIGVNAGSLEKDLLEKYGEPCPEALVESALDHIKLLQDHDFHEYKVAVKASDVFLAVAAYQQLAEAVDCPLHLGITEAGGLIGGTVKSSIGMGSLLWFGIGDTIRVSLSAEPEEEVRVGFEILKALGIRNRGVRVVSCPSCARQGFDVIRTVQALEERLQHIRTPMSLSVLGCVVNGPGEARETDIGITGGGNGKHMVYLSGVTDHHVQDADMIEHIVRLVEGKAAELEAADAAAKLAAA; from the coding sequence ATGTCGATCCGTCCGTGGCGCGATATCGCGCGTCGTCCCAGCCGCCAGATCATGGTCGGCAATGTCCCCGTCGGCGGGGACGCCCCCGTCACCGTGCAGACGATGACCAACACTCCGACCGACGACGCCGCGGCGACGATCGACCAGATCCGCCGCTGCGAGGAGGCGGGCGTCGACATCATCCGCGTCAGTTGCCCCGACGTCGCCTCCACTGCGGCGCTCGGCCAGATCGTGCGCGCAGCCAATGTGCCGATCGTCGCCGACATCCATTTCCACTACAAGCGCGCGCTGGAGGCGGCGGACGCCGGCGCGGCCTGCCTGCGCATCAACCCCGGCAACATCGGTTCGTCCGATCGCGTCGCGGAGGTGGTGCGCGCAGCGAAGGCCAACGGCTGCGCGATCCGCATCGGCGTGAACGCCGGCAGCCTTGAGAAGGACCTGCTCGAGAAGTACGGCGAGCCGTGTCCGGAGGCGCTGGTTGAAAGTGCGCTCGATCATATCAAGCTGCTCCAGGATCACGACTTTCACGAATATAAGGTCGCGGTGAAGGCGTCCGACGTCTTCCTGGCGGTGGCGGCGTATCAGCAGCTGGCAGAGGCGGTGGATTGCCCGCTGCACCTCGGCATCACCGAGGCGGGCGGGCTGATCGGCGGCACGGTGAAATCGTCGATCGGCATGGGCTCGCTGCTGTGGTTCGGGATCGGCGACACGATCCGCGTCTCGCTGTCCGCCGAGCCGGAGGAGGAAGTGCGCGTCGGGTTCGAGATCCTGAAGGCGCTCGGCATCCGCAACCGCGGCGTGCGCGTGGTCAGCTGCCCGAGCTGCGCGCGACAGGGCTTCGACGTCATCCGCACCGTGCAGGCGCTGGAGGAACGGCTCCAGCACATCCGTACCCCGATGAGCCTGTCGGTGCTGGGCTGCGTCGTCAACGGACCGGGCGAAGCGCGCGAGACCGACATCGGCATCACCGGCGGCGGCAATGGCAAGCACATGGTCTATCTGTCGGGCGTCACCGACCACCATGTCCAGGACGCCGACATGATCGAGCATATCGTCAGGCTGGTCGAGGGCAAGGCCGCCGAGCTGGAGGCGGCGGACGCGGCCGCGAAACTGGCGGCTGCCTGA
- the flgK gene encoding flagellar hook-associated protein FlgK: MSDLLSIGASGVRTYQTALTTTSENIANAGNTSYVRRTPSINEIVGGNGWNTSSPNGKGASASTILRSGNEYADQSLRTASADLSRTQTGSVWLERIESALGSGGLSSRMTAFFAAGTALQADPSSTALRAGMLSAGSSVADAFGVTARALDGAAAELDGQAGQATAELTRLNQAMLKVNQGLVRTAPGTSAMAGLMDQRDDILQQMSALSDISVSMDTAGRATVRAGGANGPVLVDPRDASEVVYGRTGGNVGIAVRRPGADVALYDPDGGSLAGMVEGAQRIAANRDALQRVATDLTTTVNDLQAQGEDLKAVKGTDFFEANPKDATDFKVKLGSGDLIAAARTGGGSRDASNLAQLNTARATKGFEGSVQALVTDNAATLKQRRLVGDAQTAIRDGAITTRSELTGVNLDNEAVDLLKFQQAYQASSRVIQVAKETFQSILEIR; the protein is encoded by the coding sequence ATGAGTGATCTGCTCTCCATCGGCGCTTCGGGCGTGCGCACGTACCAGACGGCGCTGACGACGACGTCGGAGAACATCGCCAATGCCGGCAACACGTCTTATGTCCGGCGCACGCCGAGCATCAACGAGATCGTCGGCGGCAATGGCTGGAACACCTCCTCGCCGAACGGCAAGGGCGCATCCGCCTCCACCATCCTGCGCTCCGGCAACGAATATGCCGACCAGTCGCTGCGCACCGCCTCCGCGGATCTGTCGCGCACGCAGACCGGCTCGGTCTGGCTGGAGCGAATCGAGAGTGCGCTGGGCAGCGGCGGTCTGTCGTCGCGGATGACCGCATTCTTCGCGGCCGGCACCGCGCTTCAGGCCGATCCGTCCTCCACCGCGCTGCGTGCCGGTATGCTGAGCGCCGGCTCGTCGGTCGCCGATGCGTTCGGCGTCACCGCGCGCGCGCTCGACGGCGCCGCGGCCGAGCTCGACGGTCAGGCCGGACAGGCCACTGCCGAGCTGACGCGGCTCAACCAGGCGATGCTGAAGGTCAATCAGGGGCTGGTGCGCACCGCGCCCGGCACCTCGGCGATGGCCGGGTTGATGGACCAGCGCGACGACATCCTCCAGCAGATGAGCGCGCTGAGCGATATCAGCGTCTCGATGGACACTGCCGGGCGCGCCACCGTGCGCGCCGGCGGTGCCAACGGCCCGGTGCTGGTCGATCCGCGTGACGCCAGCGAGGTCGTCTATGGCCGCACCGGCGGCAACGTCGGGATCGCGGTTCGCCGTCCCGGCGCCGACGTGGCCCTCTACGATCCCGATGGCGGGTCGCTTGCCGGCATGGTGGAGGGCGCACAGCGCATCGCTGCCAACCGCGATGCGCTCCAGCGTGTCGCCACCGACCTGACGACCACCGTCAACGACCTGCAGGCGCAGGGCGAAGACCTGAAGGCCGTCAAGGGCACCGACTTCTTCGAGGCGAATCCGAAAGACGCCACCGACTTCAAGGTGAAACTGGGCAGCGGCGACCTGATCGCGGCGGCGCGCACCGGCGGCGGCTCGCGCGACGCGTCGAACCTGGCGCAACTGAACACCGCGCGCGCGACGAAGGGTTTCGAGGGCAGCGTCCAGGCGCTGGTCACCGACAATGCCGCGACGCTGAAGCAGCGCCGGCTGGTCGGCGATGCGCAGACCGCGATCCGCGACGGCGCGATTACCACACGCTCCGAGCTGACCGGCGTCAATCTCGACAACGAAGCCGTCGACCTGCTGAAGTTCCAGCAGGCGTATCAGGCGTCCAGCCGCGTCATTCAGGTCGCCAAGGAAACCTTCCAGTCGATCCTCGAGATCAGGTAA